The genomic region TGGACATTGGGCTGACGTCGCGGCTGTCATGGACTGTGTTGGTCTGTGCGGATGGCGCTTGTGCTTGTGAGCTTGCCGATGCGTTGAGGCCGTCCTTTGGCTTCTCGTCCATGCTGATAGGCGCTATGCCGCCGACAGCACCAAGCTGGGGAGCACCAGATGATGATGTGCCTGATGTCGCGGCTGGTGCGGTAGCGCTTGTGGCAGCGGCAACAGTAGGTGCAGGCTCGCCAGTTGCTTGCGTTTCTGGCACCTTCTGCAGTAGCTCCTTCTCGACATCGCTCTTTTCGTGCACTGCCTCTGCATTCGCGGCAGCCTCTGGACCGACGTGGGCCTCCTTCTGCGACGCTTGGACCTCAGCTGGGACAGCATCTGTAGTCTTGGTGCCTGTGCCGTTGGAGATGGGTGTAATGCCCTCACCTGCAGCCTTCTGAGCCGGGATGGAAGATGACGTTACAGTTGTGCCCGAAGTCACACCTGAGGTAAGTCCTGAGCGGGAACCCGACTGGGAATTCTGCTCATCGATCTTTTGCTGTATCGATACTGGCAATACCTTGGTTGGGTCCGTTCCAGTCGTCTCATGAGTCTTGTTCACAACATATGCGGCACCACCAGCCGCAGCCGCTCCAGCAGCCGCAAGACCGCCTGCGACAGCACCGGTCACGCCCTTGTTGTCGCTGGTGCTCGCTGGCTCCTCCGGTACCTTGGCCTTGAGCTCGCTCTCCATCTCCTTCTTGTCCTGGACTGCTTCTGGGTTTGCAGCTGCTTCTGGGCCAACATGTGCTTTTTCTTGACTTTCGGCAACAACCTCTGGTACGCCTCGTGGCTCCTTTGGCACGTGACCAGCGAGGCCGTTGGTAGTGCTGGTCGGTGACACTGAGGATATTGCAGCGGCCCCGAGGCCTCCGGCAGCAGCACCACCTACTAGGCCGCCGGCAACTGCGCTAGGGTTGCTTTCACTCTTTGCCGCGGGCTCTTCTGGCACTGTCTTCTTCAGCTCGTTCTCCACCTGCCTTTTCTCTACGACAGCTTCAGGATTCGCAGCAGCCTCTGGGGCAACATGTGCCTCTTTCTGGCTGTCGGTCACGACCTCGGGCACGCCTCGTGGCTCCTTGGGCACCTGACCAGCCAACGCAGCCGTTGTGCTGGATGGAGCTACAGATGACAGAGTAGGTCCTGCCGAGTCGTCTTCGCTGAAAGCTCGATCGATCGGTGGCGGTGCGTCCTTGCCCATGCCCATGCTTGATTCAGGAATCATGTTGCTGGTCTGAGGTCCGAGTCCGCCAAAGAGTGCAGCACCACCCAATGAAGAGCCTTCGCTTGCTGGACTGACGACTGGTGGGAGCTGTGGTGCACCTGAGTCGCTCTTCTCGTAGGACGCTTGGTCAAGCTTGACGTTGCTGGTGATGGTGTTGCTAGTAAGACTGCTCGAGTCTGGGACCTTCTCGCCTGGCTGCAGATGTACTGGGTTTCCAATTCCGCCAGTTGCGGGAATGGGAGCGACGCCGAATGTCTGCTCTGCTGCGTTTGTCTTCAACGATGGGTCCTCACGCGCTGTAGAGGATACGGTGTTGTTATTGATAGTCGACGGATCTGGCACCTTCTCACCTGGCGCAAGTTGGATTGGGTTGGCCGCACCTGCCGAAGCTAGATATATACGTTAGCGGGGATGTGCTATCATTGCGAAAGCTTCGGAGCGCATTTGCATTGCTTCTCCGCCTCTATGTCGATCTTGTCTCAAGTACTGAGTCGCCATGCATATTGAGCAAAGGCAGGGGACTAAAGGGCGGTCGCCAACCCAGGACCGCAAGCATACTGTACCCGCCATGGTCGTGACAGCACAGTAGAAGTATTGCAGTAAGCGCGCCTCGCTTCGCCTATAGCCTTGAAGTCGAAGCTGCTGAACGCACTGCGCGAAGATCGATATGCCCATGGTTCTTGGACAGTGCGGGCCCCACGTTCTTTGTCGAGATCGCTCGAAATTTGACTTACCTGGAATTGGGTTGACGGAGAACTGTTGCTCCTTCTCATTCTCCTTGGTCTTGTCCGACGAGAGTCcaacagcagcagcagcagatGCGGCGACAGCACTGGCACCAGCAGCTACGCCTGCCGCCGCGCCAGACAGACCACCTTTGTCCTCTGTATCTTTAGCATCGCCGACGGCGGGCGTCTCTGGGAAGCCACCTGGCATTGTATTCGAAGTCTGTTTCTCAAGCGGTTGTTGTCCTGCAAGCTCTGTGGTCGTCGCGCCTGGTGCTACCGAGGAATTGCTGAAGTGGTATGCCATCGAGTTCGGAGGTTTGATGTCTTCGGGGTAGAGGACGTTATTAATGTTTCCTTCGTGGTCGGTCTCTGTCTTGCCGGTGTGATCGTGCTTCCATACGCCGTCCGCCACGAACTAGATTCACGAGCGTCAGATGTGATGACAGGCTTCACGATGCGCATTGCGCGGCCATCATGTGCGCGCTCAGCTGCACAGCCCGTGTGTTCAACATACCTTGTACAGGATCTTCTGGGTCGTGTCGGGAAGGTGCACGTCTCTTTCAAAGCCGTAGAATGTCTTGTCGAGTCGGATTGTCTTTGCCCAGTTGTCGAATGTGCCGGTGACATAGACCTCCTCAGCTGAGTGATCCCATCTAAAGGTGTATGATCCCATTTTGAGGCGCGGAGAGCAGGGGCGTTGTCGGCAGTCAGATGACGCAGCAGTGGGCTGTAAAGGACGGAGTGTTTGCAGGCTTCCAGGTTGTTGCGACAGTCAGCAGGCCGGACAGGCAGAGCACAAGAGCAGGGAAGCGAGTTGCGCTGCCCAACTCTCGTCCGCGATTAGCGCTCAGTGGGGTGATGAATGCCGAATATCGAGCCTGTGCGAAACGTTTCTCGCGTGCTATATGCGCTGATATGATAGCGATCGTGCGCGGTGTATCTGTGGAGATGAATGGATCTGAGAAGATGTTTGTATCTGTGCTACCAAACTGCCGACTCGGTGCTTGACATCTCGTTCTAGGCCTGCTTCAGAGAAGGTGGCGTGGGTGGCTGGTCGCTGGGAGCTCTCCAGTGCAGCCGAAGCTTCAACGGCTGACGGCTGACGGCTGACGGCTGACGTCGAAAGTGGGTCGCTCTGCATCTGGCCTGGGAACATGATGCACGAATCAATTCCGCCCTTCTGCATGAACTTCATGTGATGGTATGGATAACATCTGCTGCTCTTGCAATCCACCGACTGCCGCATTGCCTTTCGAGGCACAGAACGTAGCGTCATGGCGCCGCTCGTGGTTTTGGGTGGTCGAGACGTGATGTGTCACGCAGATTCATCTTGCCCGGGGCCATCCAACACAGCGTAGTCTGCTGCGTAGACTGTTGGTGGTGGGAGGTCACGGATGACCCTGTATGCGAGCAGTGAAGCGCAGTCGTCGTTGGTCTGGGCGGAAATGAAGTGCAAAGAACCATAGCCACAGCAAAGTCAACACTAGGGGGCTGGAGCGCTATAGTTCTTTGCCCCGGTCAAATGCCACTATGGCTGTCACGATGGCTTGAAATGGAAGACAGGCCGTGAGCTCCGGCTTGGTCAAGAAGTCTCTGAGACATATCATACAAAGAGATGGAGTGCACACCACAACATACATCCTGGAGGTAGCCTGCTTGCTCAAGGGTAGCTTGGGTGTTCGTTCCCAGCAAGCGGGATTAGACAGATGTTGTGATACTGCCGCAATGTAAGGTTTGCTGTCGACAGATGCCAACTGGCGGTTCGCATAAGACATGCCTTAACATCATGTCTGACATGATCTTTGTCGTCGTCGCTGTCGCACATAGCAAACTGCCCAAGCTCGCGACCCCGCCGCGTGCCGAGCCTTGACGGCGCAGCTCTGATCGTCCGACATCGTCGACCAAACACAGCCCTGGCACACCACGACCAGCTGTTTACCGCCAGCCAGACTGCATCATCGCATGCTCTCTTCCAAGTTCCCACTCCCTTCAGACTTCTTCCATCCTTCTAGAAGCCTGCCACCTGCACCACGTCCTGACCTGCCTACAGCTACAGCTACAGCTACAGCTTCCTGCATAACGCACATCCGGCCAACGCCAACGCCAGCACGACAGGCGTCGTCGCACACACCCATCCcaagcagcagcagcagcagcagcagcgaCTCCAGTCGTGCATCCTTGCAACAACGTCACGCTCCACTGTTGCACCTTCCCTGCATAGCGAACAGCCCACTCTTTCACTGGCCACAGCGACATCCCTAACCCATTCGAAACATCCTCCTCACGACTGTCAGGCCGCCCGGAGCCTGCGCCTGATCGTCACCACCCACCCACCAGCCGCAGCCCACTTCACACAGCTGTGGCCCTCCCAATGTCACTCCCATCCGACTTCACCAACGAAATTAACGCACTCTCCCGCCAAGTCCTGAAAGAGCAGCCCAAGGACATCCTCCAATACTGCGCCAACTTCTTCCACCGACGCCTAGAGTCGCAGCGCGCAGAGTTCCTCCTCTCGCAGCGGCATTCCAGGCAACCGGGAATGGCCGAAAGCAACTTCCCGGGCTCCAATCCCTTCGGTACGACGTCAACAGCACAGAACCAGCAGCAAGGCGCCGGCGGCATGCATTCCGTTGCCGAGGAAGAAGAACACGACTTTCAATCGCCCACCGCCTCCTCCTTCCCACCACACGTCCGCGACACCTCCCCAGGATCCTCCGCCAACGCCAACACCGCACCAGGAGGCACATTGGGTAACTTTGGCTTCGGCGCTTCCAACGATTCTCGCTCGAACGCACTAGGTGCAGCCGGCAGCATGGAGCAGCCACAGTCTTTTCCAAACAACTACAACATGGGCCGCCGTACATCTGTCTCAGCTGAGTCGCTAGCCCCAGCATCAGCAGACGACAACAACTGGAAGGCACCCGTCTACCCCAAGACACAAGAGCAGGTTGATCGCCTCCGCGAGGCCGTGTCTCACAACTTTCTGTTCTCCCACCTTGACGACGAGCAGTCATCGCAAGTACTCGATGCCCTTCAAGAGAGGAAGATACCTGCGAAGGATGTTCGTGTCATCGTGCAAGGCGATGCCGGCGACTTCTTCTACGTTGTGGAACAAGGCAGCTTCGACATTTACGTTTCGAAGACGGGCAAGGTGGAGGCAGGTCCAGACGGCATGGGCTCGAAGGTGGCAGTCTCAGGCCCAGGCACATCATTCGGTGAGCTGGCCTTGATGTACAATGCTCCTCGTGCGGCCACAGTAGTCAGCACTGAGCCCAGCACGCTTTGGCAGCTCGATCGCATCACCTTCCGCCGCATTCTCATGGACTCCGCCTTCCAGCGCCGCCGTATGTACGAGTCGTTCTTGGAAGAGGTACCCCTCCTCAAGGGGTTGACACCATACGAGCGCAGCAAGATTGCAGATGCCCTCGAAAGCACAAAATACCCAGCTGGCAGCGAGATCATCAGAGAGGGTGATGTGGGAGACAGATTCTTCATCCTGGAGTCCGGCGAGGCATACGCAGCGAAGCGTGGTCAGGAGAACAGACCATTGAAGACTTACAAACATGGCGACTACTTTGGTGAGCTGGCTTTGCTGGAGGACAGACCACGTGCCGCGAGCGTGCTGAGCAAGACGGAGGTTAAGGTGGCTACACTTGAGAAGGACGGCTTCCAGAGACTTCTTGGACCAGTTGAGAGCATCATGCGTCGCGACGATCCACGCAACCAGGGCTCAAGCTAAAATGCTCAGAACGGGAGACATTGAGGACAAGCGTGATGCACTGGCTGCGACATTACAACGGCATTGTTACGAGTACGACTATCCCGCTGAATGCAAGGAAATCTATGGACTTTAGGGCAATGCAACAGTACAGGGCACTTTTGAGAGCTCGGCGTTGGCCGGCGAAGATGGAGTGATCGTGTGGGGGGATATTACTTTGTTTCGATATGATGAGGACATGCAGGCTATGCAGCTTTCCCTTCATCGGAGCTGAAGCTGATGTTATAGCACCAGTCAGATGGAATGGGTAGGGTAGGCAAGATTAAGGCTAGAGATGACAACCAAGAAAGAAATCCTACAAACGAGCTCAAATTGCCACGATTGTGTCTCACAGCGAGTGGGTAAGGTTAACGTGTTCTAGCATCTCCAAGATGCCTTTCTTCTAAAGCTACGGTAGCCATCGCACATCTCCAGTATAACAACCGGCGCAATATTGGCTTGCCACTACGATACATACACGTGCGGTCGTAGTCGCACTCATACATCGTCATGGGCTTGTTCTAGGTCGCACACCTGCTGTGCCTTCA from Fulvia fulva chromosome 10, complete sequence harbors:
- a CDS encoding cAMP-dependent protein kinase regulatory subunit gives rise to the protein MSLPSDFTNEINALSRQVLKEQPKDILQYCANFFHRRLESQRAEFLLSQRHSRQPGMAESNFPGSNPFGTTSTAQNQQQGAGGMHSVAEEEEHDFQSPTASSFPPHVRDTSPGSSANANTAPGGTLGNFGFGASNDSRSNALGAAGSMEQPQSFPNNYNMGRRTSVSAESLAPASADDNNWKAPVYPKTQEQVDRLREAVSHNFLFSHLDDEQSSQVLDALQERKIPAKDVRVIVQGDAGDFFYVVEQGSFDIYVSKTGKVEAGPDGMGSKVAVSGPGTSFGELALMYNAPRAATVVSTEPSTLWQLDRITFRRILMDSAFQRRRMYESFLEEVPLLKGLTPYERSKIADALESTKYPAGSEIIREGDVGDRFFILESGEAYAAKRGQENRPLKTYKHGDYFGELALLEDRPRAASVLSKTEVKVATLEKDGFQRLLGPVESIMRRDDPRNQGSS